One Cryobacterium psychrophilum DNA segment encodes these proteins:
- a CDS encoding phytoene desaturase family protein, translated as MSESGYDVVIVGGGHNGLTAAAYLALAGKSVLLLERERQVGGAAVSADAFPGVDAQLSRYSYLVSLLPRRIIDELGLDVRFARRRYSSYTPHPDKPETGLLVDHGDTAATRASFNRVAPADFPAWTAFYTDTAVLARALFPTVCEPLLTRSEARRLVADDTLWNAFIERPLGEVITARFESDLVRGIVATDGLIGTFASLDDPGLHANRCFLYHVIGNETGDWDVPIGGMGAVSGALAKAAAQAGARLETEAEVTGITPAGEVRFRQGGQDHTVTGAFVLSNVAPWVLGGLLLEPQESLVRPVGAQVKVNLLLSRLPRLREPDISPEAAFGGTFHINETYGQLERAFTAALQDPAPGESGGLIPCEVYCHSLTDPSILSPELRNAGVHTLTVFGLHTPHRDRGERANAELRDHLQAAVLRSLNSVLAEPVEDLLVVDAAGHPCIETKTTRDLEIALNLPGGNIFHGPLAWPFIEDDAPRSTPAERWGVQTPHPRILLCGAGARRGGGVSGIGGHNAAMAVLES; from the coding sequence ATGAGTGAATCCGGGTACGACGTGGTCATCGTTGGTGGCGGGCACAACGGACTGACCGCAGCCGCCTACCTCGCCCTCGCCGGCAAGTCCGTGCTGCTTCTGGAGCGTGAGCGCCAGGTCGGTGGCGCGGCAGTGTCGGCGGATGCCTTCCCCGGCGTCGACGCACAGCTCTCGCGCTACTCCTACCTGGTCAGCCTGCTGCCCCGGCGCATCATCGACGAGCTCGGTCTCGACGTGCGGTTCGCCCGACGCCGATATTCCTCCTACACACCCCATCCCGACAAGCCGGAAACCGGACTCCTCGTCGACCACGGCGATACCGCCGCCACGCGCGCCTCGTTCAACCGGGTGGCGCCGGCCGACTTCCCGGCCTGGACCGCGTTCTACACAGACACGGCGGTGCTCGCCCGGGCCCTCTTTCCCACGGTCTGCGAGCCTCTCCTCACCCGTTCGGAGGCCCGCCGACTCGTGGCCGATGACACGCTGTGGAACGCGTTCATCGAGCGCCCCCTCGGCGAGGTGATCACCGCACGTTTCGAGAGTGACCTCGTGCGCGGCATCGTGGCGACGGACGGCCTGATCGGCACGTTCGCCTCGCTCGACGACCCCGGCCTGCACGCCAATCGCTGCTTCTTGTACCACGTGATCGGCAACGAAACCGGCGACTGGGATGTACCGATCGGCGGCATGGGCGCCGTTTCGGGCGCACTCGCGAAGGCGGCCGCCCAGGCCGGCGCGCGCCTCGAAACCGAGGCGGAGGTCACCGGCATCACCCCGGCCGGCGAGGTGCGCTTCCGGCAGGGCGGGCAGGACCACACGGTGACCGGTGCGTTCGTGCTCAGTAATGTGGCGCCATGGGTTCTGGGCGGGCTCCTCCTCGAACCGCAGGAGAGCCTGGTCAGGCCGGTGGGCGCCCAGGTGAAGGTGAACCTGTTGCTGTCGCGGCTGCCGCGGCTGCGTGAGCCAGACATCTCCCCCGAGGCCGCATTCGGGGGGACGTTCCACATCAACGAGACCTACGGGCAGCTGGAGCGTGCCTTCACCGCGGCGCTCCAGGACCCTGCGCCCGGCGAGTCGGGCGGCCTGATCCCGTGCGAGGTCTACTGTCACTCGCTCACGGATCCGAGCATCCTGTCGCCCGAATTGCGCAACGCCGGCGTGCACACCCTCACCGTTTTCGGCCTGCACACTCCTCACCGCGATCGGGGAGAACGTGCGAACGCCGAGCTCCGCGACCACCTACAGGCCGCCGTGCTCCGGTCGCTCAACTCGGTGCTCGCCGAGCCGGTCGAAGACCTCCTCGTCGTGGATGCCGCAGGCCACCCCTGCATTGAAACCAAGACCACCCGAGATCTTGAGATCGCCCTCAACCTCCCCGGCGGAAACATTTTTCATGGGCCACTCGCCTGGCCCTTCATCGAAGACGACGCGC
- a CDS encoding LysR family transcriptional regulator, which yields MLDVRRLRLLHELRIRGTLAGVAEALSYSPSAVSQQLTLLEKEAGVELLQRVGRRVKLTPQGEILAEHTEHLLDRLEAAEADLMASRTTVSGTVRVAVFQSAAHAIIPPALTILGEEFPGLRVEITEREPEAGLFAVSARDFDLVLAEQYPGHTRAHRADLDRINLATDALRLAVPRPRDGRAVVSSLEHATMLPWVMEPAGTASRQWATQLCRSAGFEPDVRFESADLIAHIHLIESGNAVGILPDLVWAGQSPAVHLLELPGLPHRTVFSAARRSSAGRPGVLAVRDALARAVALVAAPSPG from the coding sequence ATGCTCGACGTACGGCGACTACGCTTGTTGCACGAATTAAGGATTCGCGGCACCCTCGCCGGGGTCGCCGAGGCCCTCTCCTACAGTCCCTCCGCCGTCTCGCAGCAACTGACCCTGCTTGAGAAGGAGGCCGGCGTCGAGCTGCTGCAGCGGGTGGGCCGGCGGGTGAAACTCACGCCGCAGGGCGAGATCCTGGCGGAACACACCGAGCACCTGCTCGACCGACTCGAGGCCGCCGAGGCCGACCTCATGGCCTCGCGCACCACGGTGTCCGGTACCGTGCGGGTCGCGGTTTTCCAGTCCGCCGCGCACGCCATCATCCCGCCGGCACTCACCATTCTGGGTGAGGAGTTTCCGGGGCTGAGGGTGGAGATCACCGAACGCGAACCCGAGGCCGGCCTGTTCGCGGTGTCGGCGCGCGACTTCGACCTCGTTCTCGCCGAACAATACCCCGGGCACACTCGCGCGCATCGCGCCGACCTCGATCGCATCAACCTGGCAACGGATGCGTTGCGACTCGCCGTGCCGCGCCCCCGGGACGGCCGCGCGGTCGTGAGCAGCCTCGAACACGCCACGATGCTCCCCTGGGTGATGGAACCCGCCGGAACCGCGAGCCGGCAGTGGGCCACGCAGCTGTGCCGCTCGGCCGGGTTTGAGCCCGATGTGCGCTTCGAGAGCGCGGACCTCATCGCCCACATCCACCTGATCGAATCAGGCAATGCCGTCGGGATCCTCCCCGACCTGGTGTGGGCAGGCCAGTCGCCCGCCGTGCACCTGCTTGAGCTGCCCGGATTGCCCCATCGAACGGTGTTCTCTGCGGCGCGACGGTCGAGCGCCGGGCGCCCTGGCGTGCTCGCGGTGCGCGACGCGCTCGCCCGCGCCGTGGCCCTCGTGGCGGCGCCCTCCCCTGGCTGA